A window of Mucilaginibacter robiniae genomic DNA:
CCCAGTGTTGACCAGATGTTGCAAGGTAAAGCAGCCGGTGTAACGGTTACTCAAAACTCAGGTGCGCCGGGTAGTGCAACTTCAGTTCACATACGTGGTATTACTGCGTTTGGTAACAGCGAGCCGCTGTATGTAATTGATGGGGTGGAAAGATCAGGTTCTGCACCAACTGCTGTATTGGGGAGGCCTGGTGGTGGTCAGGATGAAACCGGTGTGAGTGCATTAGCTACGCTGAACCCTGATGACATTGAATCTATCGACATTTTGAAAGATGCTTCAGCAACTGCCATTTATGGTAGCCGTGGCGCAAACGGTGTGGTAATCATCACGACCAAAAAAGGTAAAACCGGAACGCCAATTGTTACTTACGATGGTTTTGTAGGTATGCAGCAACAAGGCAAGTTTCTGGATATGATGAATTTGCAGCAATATGCTACTTTAGAAAACAGACTGGCTACTGCTTTCCGTATTCAACCTCGTGCTGAGTTTTCTGATCCAAGTGTTTTAGGCCCTGGTACCGATTGGCAAAAAGCTATTTTCCGTACCGCACTAGAGCAAAGCCATAATATTGCCGTTTCTGGCGCTAACAACAATACTGACTATTACGTTTCGGGAGGGTACTTTAAGCAAAATGGTACTATCATCGGTAGTAAATATGATCGTTATACTATCCGTACTTCTGTTAACTCGCAAGCCAAATCATGGTTGAAACTGGGTACTAGCTTAGGTGCAAGCCGAAGCAACGAAAGTTCAGTAATTGGTAATAACTCGGGTGTAATTTATTATGCTTTATTAGCTGCACCAGACCAAGCAGTTTATAATGCTGATGGTACTTATGCAGGTCCTCAAGAAGATGCGTCTGGTCAGCGTTTAGGTGGTCTTAATCCAGTTCAGCAAGCCTTAAGTATTACTAATAATACAGTTAGAAATAACGTAAACGGTAATCTTTATGCTGAAGTAAAATTCTTTAAAGATTTAAATTTACGATCAGAAGTTAGCGGTGATTTTAACTGGAACGATGCGCAAACCTTTAATCCAACTTATTCTTATGGTTCTCCGGGCAGCATTAATCCAATCAGTAATAATCTAGCTACTTTAAACCGCTTAATCAGTAACTCAAGTTACTGGAGCTGGAAAGAGTATTTCAACTATTCTCACACTTTTGGCAAGCATAGTGTTAGTGCATTGGCTGGTCGTGAGGTTTGGGAATCCAAATATGATAATGTTCCATTGTCAGGTTCAAACTTTGTGGCTGGTAATAACGTGCAAAGCATTGCCTTGGCTAATACAGTAGGTTCTACTATTGCTGAATCAAAAGGAACTACTACTATGGAGTCATATCTGGCTCGTGTAATTTATACTTTCAATAACCGGTATAGCATTACGGCTAATATTCGTAGTGATAAAAGCTCAAACTTTGCAGAAGGCCACCAAGTAGGTTATTTTCCTGGTGTGGCTGTATCCTGGAGATTGTCTGATGAACCGTTTTTATCTGGTATAAAATCATTTGCTGATAATATTAAAATCAGAGCCGGTTATGGTGAAGTAGGTAATTCTAACGTAGGTCAGTATGTATATGGTGCCTCACTTAGAGCAGTAGCTACTGCATTCGGTACAGGCTTCCTGATTAATAATGTAGCTAACCCTAACTTAACCTGGCAGCATGCTAAGCAAACCGATTTAGGTGTTGACTTTACATTGTTGAATCGTATTGATGGATCGGTAGATTACTACAACAAAACATCAAGCAAATTCCTGTTCCAACAACCGCTTCCTTATTTCTTGCTAGGTGGTCCAAACGAGTATGGTGATAACCCTGCTGGTATTAATCCTCCTTATATTAATGCTGGTCAAATTCGTAACCGTGGTATTGATATTACTTTAAACAGCCGTAACATTGTTACTAAAAACTTTAAATGGTCAACTAGTTTAACGTTTAGCCATTACAACAATAAAGTAACCTCACTTAACGGTGCTCCTGAAATCAATACTTCAGTAACTACCAGCTATATTAGCATTGCACCTACCAAAACATCAGTAGGTTTCCCTGTAGGTGAATTTTACGGCTATAAAGTGCAGGGTGTAGTTAAAACTCAGGCACAATTACAATACTTGGCTGCTCACCCGCAAAACGTAACTGGTACTACTCCGCAAGCGGTTACTAATGATCCAAACGTGTCAAATTCTATTTGGTTGGGTGACTTACAGTATGTAGACGTAAATGGAGACGGTAAAGTAGATGCTAATGACCGTACACAATTAGGTAGTCCTAACCCAACCTTTACTTATGGATTTACTAACACCTTTAACTACAAAGATTTTGATTTATCTATCTTCTTCTATGGTTCTTACGGTGGTAAAATCCTGAACGTGTTGGAATATCAAACTGCAGGTTTATCAAGTTTGTACCTGAACCAATTAGCATCAACCGCTAATTACTGGACACCAACCAACCCGAACTCCAATACGCCGGCACCACGTGCCGGTATTGATAATCCGAACTTGGTAATGTCTAACCGGTTTTTAGAAAGTGCCTCTTTCCTGCGTTTGCAAAATGCTCGCATAGGTTACAACTTACCAATAAGATGGGCTAAATATGCTAAACTAAGAACCTTAAAGGTGTACCTAAGTGGTCAAAACATATTCGTAATTTCTAAATACAAAGGTTTAGATCCGGAGGTAGGTTCATTGAATCAAAACCCTACCTTATCTAACGTTGATTTGGGCAGATATCCTATTCCTCGTGTATTAACCGTTGGCGTTAACGCATCATTTTAATCCTTTAGATTTTTCAATATGAAACAATATATAAAATATTTATTCAGCATGGCAGCTGTTGTGGGTATCACAGCTACCGGTTGTAAAAAAGAGTTTTTTAATCGTACGCCTGAATCGGGTGTTACTGTAGGTAACTATTACCAAACCGAAGATCAGGTAAGAGCCAGTACTAACGGATTATATGGTTCACCTTGGTTTGGTTGGAATAATAAAGCTGGTTGGGCTATTACTGAATTAGCCGGCGGTAATGGTCGTACGTACTCATCAGATGTGGTAGCATTTTTAAACTTAAACGTTTCCAATACTAACCCTGAAATACTTGCTGCCTGGGATTCACCTTTTACCGTTATCGCGCAAGCTAATGGTATATTAACCAATTTACCCACTACGGTACCATCTTCGGTATCAAAAACTGCGGTAAACAATGCTTTGGGCGAAGCGCATTTGATGCGAGCTGCCGCTTACTTTTATCTGGTAAGAGTATTTGGTAATGTGCCCCTCATTGAAAACCCGTTAGATTATGTAGGCAACTTTCAAAGCGTATATCCTAACCCGGTAACTGATGTTTATAAATTCATGGTACGTGATCTTCAATTTGCTGAAGCTAACTGCTCTGCTAGTGTTGCCACTACAGGCCATGGTTCAAGCGGTTCAGCATCGGCATTATTGGCTAAAGTGTATTTGTACATGCAGGATTATGCCAATGCTCGTAAAGAAGCTGAGAAAGTAATTGCCAGCGGCGAATTCTCCTTGTTGCCAAACTTTGGTGATCTTTTCCTGACAGCCAATAATAATAACAAAGAATCTATTTTGGCTATGCAGTGGATTTATAATGGTGGTTACGATTATGGTAACACTATCCAAGCATCATGGGCATTCAGTAGTGCTATCACACAAACTGGTGATGGCTACGGTGTGTTAGCGCCATCGTTTGACTTGCAAAGCGCTTTTGCAGCAGAAGGCTCAGACACTACTCGCCGCCATGCTACTTACATGGTAGGCGGAAGCTATTATCCTGAACTTAATAAAGCTGGTGGAGGTTATACTTTGCCTTTCAATGCCAGTTCGGCAGGCACACATGCTCAAGCTAAAAAGTATGTAGTAGGCTCGCCAGCTGATAACGGTGGTAAAAGTGCCGCTCAGGCATCTGGTAATAATACCTACATTATGCGTTATGCTGATGTTTTGTTGATTGAAGCTGAGGCCATATTAGGTCAGGAAGCTGGTGTTAGTGCAGGTAAAGGTATTCCTTTAACTGCCAGCACATCTAACGCTACAGCATTGCAATACTTTAATGCGGTTAGAACACGCGCTCATATTCCAAGTGTAACTAAGTTTACTTATAGTGATTTGTTATTGGAACGCCGTTGCGAGTTTGCATTAGAACAAGATTACTGGTTTGATTTGGGCCGTATTGATGGATACAATGTTACTTCGCATCCGGTAGCTACAGCTATCATCAATAATCAGGAAAGGGGTGACTCAAGTGGTGGTACTTCTCCTTATTATCGTGATTATACCATCTATAGCAAAAAGGCAACTATAACCGATGCGTTATTCTTGTTCCCAATTCCGGTAAGCGAAACTACGTCTGATCCAAACCTGTTAAAGGCACCGGTTCCATACACATTTAAATAAGACATTAAGTAAGTAATATGAAACAGACTAACAACTTAATAAAATACCTATTATCAGCAGTTCTGCTGGTAATAGGCTTCTCGTCCTGTAAAAAGGATAGTAACGGGCAGTTGGAGGGTAGTAAAGGAACGCCAACCATCAGCAGCGTACGTACCATCAGCAAATCAGTAGTTGATTCTTCAAAAACTGAAACTTATACGACTATTGCTAGTAACGGTACTTCTTCTTCCACCACCGTCTCTAACTATAACCCGCAAATATCAGCGTTTGATTCTACAACCACTACTGGTAAGCTGGGTAACTACTATGCAGCTATGGGGGATCATTTAGGTAGCGCAACCAAGGTCATGATTAATAATGTATCTATCCCATTTAACCGAGCTTTGAATTCTGATAATTCAGTAATATTCAACATACCAAGCAGTATTCCTTATGTACAGCCGCAGCCTAATACGTTAACTATTGTTACTTTATATGGAACGGTGACTTACAGTTTTACTACATTGCCACCAGCGCCAAGTATTTCTGCAGCATCAGATTATAATTTTACATCAGGTACAAAAATTACCCTTAAGGGTACTGGCTTCAGTGCAGTAACAGCCATAAAGCTTAGAGCAAGCAATGAGGCCGTAACTATAGTGACTAAAGCTGATACGCAGTTGGTAGTTACTATGCCTAAGAGTACCGCTACCAGATCAACTTTGTTGTTTACTTACACTTCTGGTTCTAGTACAGTACAAACAGCTTCAGGACAAGAGTTTGTTAACATAGATTTGGCTTATTCAATTTTTACAAACGGTCAATACCAAAATAACTGGACAAATAATTCTTGGGCAAATCCATCAGGAGCAACACCAACTGCACCTTCTATATCAGGTCAGGGTTCATTTGTGGCTACCTATCCTGCAGGTGGATGGCAAATTGAAGGCTTCGCTAATTATTCAGGAGGCTTTAAATATGATGCTTCTTACAAATACTTAACTTTCTGGGTAAAAGGTGGAACGGTAGATCACACGCTGGTATTGGTTGGTGACCAAATGGCTGGCGGAGATGCGCAGGTGCAAAATGCTAATGCTTATGCAGCTCAGTTGATTAAAGTGCCAGCGAAAGTTTGGACCTACTTCAAAATCCCGTTAACTACTTCACAAAGTTCAACTAACGTAAATCAATTGAACTATTGGGCTAAAGGAAATACAGCAACTACATTGCGTTTCTTCCTGATGGGGCAATCTGGCGATGTTAATGAAACCTACTACTTTGATGAAGTGATGTTTGTGAAATAAAGCTTATTCATATCTTGTAAATAAAAGCCATCCTGTACTAGGATGGCTTTTATTTTTATATGGCTTAATAGAATAATTCCAGCTAGTATAAAGTATGGCGTATAGCCATGTTTTTCTATGAATTAGTTTGATAAATTAGCAATATTGTTAAATTTGTATCATAGTCGGGTAAACACCTGCTAACCAATTATTGCCTTCCCATGAACGCAAATGTGATGCATGAAATTACGCCGCTTACACCCGGCGATTGTTTTACTATTTTCTCGAGAGTTAAGCAGAAATTTGATTTTCCGCTGCATTATCATGATGAGTATGAATTGAACCTGATTGTAAATGCACCGGGTGCGCGGCGCATTGTAGGCGGCCACATGGAAGTAATTGAGGATTTGGAGTTGGTGTTGGTAGGGCCTAATTTATACCATGCCTGGATGACGCATCAGTGCCAGAGTGAGGCTATTACCGAAGTAACTATACAGTTTCACCATGACTTATTTGATGAGAAACTCTTGAGGCGAAATCAATTAGGGTTTGTTAAAAACATGCTTGATCGTTCACAGCGTGGAGTGGCATTTTCGCGTGAAACCATACAGGTTATTAAAGATCGAATTATTTCTTTGAGTCAAAAAAGCGGCTTTGATTCAGTGCTGGAATTAATGTCTATACTGCATGATTTATCCATATCACGTAATATTAAAACACTTTCAGAACCTTTCTTTGCTAACGAAAAGCCTACTTACAATAGCCGTCGTATTGAAAAGGTATTTGAATATATGAATGCTAATTATAGCAAGCATATTACCTTGGCCGAAGTGGCTAAAATTGCCAATATGCCTGAAGCTTCATTTAGTCGTTTTATAAAAAAGAGAACTAATAAAACCTTTATTGATAGCTTAAATGAAATTCGCTTAGGCCATGCTTCCCGAATGCTGATTGACACCACTTATACTGTGGCTGAAATTGCTTATAAGTGCGGTTTTAATAATATTTCAAACTTTAATAGATTGTTCAAGCGCAAAAAGCTATGCATTCCTAAAGAGTTTAGAGAAACTTACATAGGTAGCCGAATTTTTATATAAACCACCTTACTGTAATGTCTTATTAAAGTGTAATTACATAGCTTTTAGTTAAAATAGTATTAGTTTGTTGCTGTTTGAGAAAATATATTTGAGCTATCAATTATAAGCACCTTTTGGTAGATGATTTATCCGGCTACTCATTAATAAGCCCGTGTTGTAAATAAATTATCCTTGCTGAAAATTTAGTATGAAGTTATCTTTCATAGATATAACTATAATCGTTTTATACCTATTAGCCACAGTATTTATTGGTTTTTGGTACCGTAAAAAAGCGCGCCAAAACAAAGAGAGTTACATGCTGGGTGGCAAAAGTTTGCCTTGGTATATGCTGGGGCTGAGTGATGCATCAGATATGTTCGACATAAGCGGTACCATGTGGATGGTGAGCCTGTGTTTTACTTACGGTATGAAAAGTATCTGGGTACCCTGGTTATGGCCGGTGTTTAACCAAATATTCTTAATGATGTACTTATCACGCTGGTTGCGCCGTTCCAATGCCACAACCGGTGCCGAATGGTTAGAAACGAGGTTTGGGATCAAAGGCCCTGGTGTAAGCAGTTCTCATAAAATTGTAATTGTTTTTGCTTTACTAAGCTGCCTCGCCTTTTTAGCGTATGGCTTTATCGGCTTAGGTAAGTTCATTGAAATTTTTATTCCGTGGAGCTATGTAAAAGCGTATGTGCCTTTTCAGGTAGCGCCGCAATATGTACCGCACGTATATGGTATTGTATTTACCCTGTTTGCCATGTTTTATTCTATACTGGGTGGTATGCACAGTATTGTAGTAGGCGATGTAATTAAGTATATCATCATGACGGTGGCTTGCATTTGGGTAGCAGTTATTGCAATTATTAAGCTGCAAAGTGGTACTATACACGTACCCGGCGGCTGGTATAGTCCGTTTTTCGGTACTCACTTGCAACTGGACTGGACTCGAATTATACCGGAGGTTAATCGAAAAATCAAGAGCGACGGTTACTCATTATTCGCTTTGTTTTTTATGATGATGACCTTTAAGGGATTTTTTGCAGCACTAGCTGGACCCGCTCCCAACTACGATATGCAAAAAATCTTATCTACCCGTTCGCCAGAGGAGGCCAGTAAGATGAGTGGTTTTGTGAACCTTATTCTGTTACCTATTCGTTATTCGCTGGTAATTAGTCTTACTGTATTAGGTTTGCTGTACTATAAACAAATGGACTTGCATGGTGCCAATGGCAGTATAGATTTTGAGCGTATATTACCTGAGGTAATCAATAACTTTCTGCCTGTAGGATTGATTGGTATTCTGCTGACCGGCCTATTGGGTGCTTTTATGGGTACCTTCAGCGGTACTGTTAATGCTGCACAAGCTTACATTGTAAATGATATTTACCTGAAATATTTCAACCCTAATGCTTCTACCAAAAAGGTAATTTACATGAATTACTTAGTAGGCATTGTGGTTGTTGGCATCGGCGTAATTTTAGGTTTTTTTGTTCGGGATGTAAACCAGATGCTCAACTGGATCGTGTCGGCCCTGTATGGCGGCTACATAGCAGCTAATGTATTAAAATGGCACTGGTGGCGTTTCAATGCCAATGGCTTCTTTTGGGGAATGCTTACTGGTATTGTTTCGGCTATGGTATTATCCAAATTAGTTACCGACAATCAATTACTTTATTATTTTCCGGTACTGTTTGGCTTGTCTTTAGCCGGTTCTATTATTGGCTCTTACGCCACGCCCCCTACGGAGGCTGCGGTGTTAAAATCTTTTTATGTCAATGTGCGTCCTTGGGGCTTTTGGGAACCTGTAAGAACGCAGGTGATGATTGATGACCCAAGCTTCCAACCCAACAGAAACTTCAAACTAAATATGTTCAATGTTGTGCTGGGTACCATAGCGCAGCTATGCCTCACCATACTACCCATGTATTTGATATTGATGCAGAAAATGCCTCTGCTAATTACTGTAGCTCTGCTAGCCATAATTATACTGATACTGAAAAAAACGTGGTGGGATAAATTAAAAGATTATTGATAATAATTATGATAAAGGATTTTGAAGCC
This region includes:
- a CDS encoding SusC/RagA family TonB-linked outer membrane protein — encoded protein: MGKFLRIAMLFVCFFACIRAFAQDAGTRITGTVSDDKGVTLPGVTVKVTGTSNAVVTNLDGKYTITAPAGAKSLTYTFVGMETHVENIAGRTVINATLGQSSKALNDVVVIGYGTQKRGDVNGAIASVTATQIADIPQPSVDQMLQGKAAGVTVTQNSGAPGSATSVHIRGITAFGNSEPLYVIDGVERSGSAPTAVLGRPGGGQDETGVSALATLNPDDIESIDILKDASATAIYGSRGANGVVIITTKKGKTGTPIVTYDGFVGMQQQGKFLDMMNLQQYATLENRLATAFRIQPRAEFSDPSVLGPGTDWQKAIFRTALEQSHNIAVSGANNNTDYYVSGGYFKQNGTIIGSKYDRYTIRTSVNSQAKSWLKLGTSLGASRSNESSVIGNNSGVIYYALLAAPDQAVYNADGTYAGPQEDASGQRLGGLNPVQQALSITNNTVRNNVNGNLYAEVKFFKDLNLRSEVSGDFNWNDAQTFNPTYSYGSPGSINPISNNLATLNRLISNSSYWSWKEYFNYSHTFGKHSVSALAGREVWESKYDNVPLSGSNFVAGNNVQSIALANTVGSTIAESKGTTTMESYLARVIYTFNNRYSITANIRSDKSSNFAEGHQVGYFPGVAVSWRLSDEPFLSGIKSFADNIKIRAGYGEVGNSNVGQYVYGASLRAVATAFGTGFLINNVANPNLTWQHAKQTDLGVDFTLLNRIDGSVDYYNKTSSKFLFQQPLPYFLLGGPNEYGDNPAGINPPYINAGQIRNRGIDITLNSRNIVTKNFKWSTSLTFSHYNNKVTSLNGAPEINTSVTTSYISIAPTKTSVGFPVGEFYGYKVQGVVKTQAQLQYLAAHPQNVTGTTPQAVTNDPNVSNSIWLGDLQYVDVNGDGKVDANDRTQLGSPNPTFTYGFTNTFNYKDFDLSIFFYGSYGGKILNVLEYQTAGLSSLYLNQLASTANYWTPTNPNSNTPAPRAGIDNPNLVMSNRFLESASFLRLQNARIGYNLPIRWAKYAKLRTLKVYLSGQNIFVISKYKGLDPEVGSLNQNPTLSNVDLGRYPIPRVLTVGVNASF
- a CDS encoding RagB/SusD family nutrient uptake outer membrane protein, whose amino-acid sequence is MKQYIKYLFSMAAVVGITATGCKKEFFNRTPESGVTVGNYYQTEDQVRASTNGLYGSPWFGWNNKAGWAITELAGGNGRTYSSDVVAFLNLNVSNTNPEILAAWDSPFTVIAQANGILTNLPTTVPSSVSKTAVNNALGEAHLMRAAAYFYLVRVFGNVPLIENPLDYVGNFQSVYPNPVTDVYKFMVRDLQFAEANCSASVATTGHGSSGSASALLAKVYLYMQDYANARKEAEKVIASGEFSLLPNFGDLFLTANNNNKESILAMQWIYNGGYDYGNTIQASWAFSSAITQTGDGYGVLAPSFDLQSAFAAEGSDTTRRHATYMVGGSYYPELNKAGGGYTLPFNASSAGTHAQAKKYVVGSPADNGGKSAAQASGNNTYIMRYADVLLIEAEAILGQEAGVSAGKGIPLTASTSNATALQYFNAVRTRAHIPSVTKFTYSDLLLERRCEFALEQDYWFDLGRIDGYNVTSHPVATAIINNQERGDSSGGTSPYYRDYTIYSKKATITDALFLFPIPVSETTSDPNLLKAPVPYTFK
- a CDS encoding IPT/TIG domain-containing protein gives rise to the protein MKQTNNLIKYLLSAVLLVIGFSSCKKDSNGQLEGSKGTPTISSVRTISKSVVDSSKTETYTTIASNGTSSSTTVSNYNPQISAFDSTTTTGKLGNYYAAMGDHLGSATKVMINNVSIPFNRALNSDNSVIFNIPSSIPYVQPQPNTLTIVTLYGTVTYSFTTLPPAPSISAASDYNFTSGTKITLKGTGFSAVTAIKLRASNEAVTIVTKADTQLVVTMPKSTATRSTLLFTYTSGSSTVQTASGQEFVNIDLAYSIFTNGQYQNNWTNNSWANPSGATPTAPSISGQGSFVATYPAGGWQIEGFANYSGGFKYDASYKYLTFWVKGGTVDHTLVLVGDQMAGGDAQVQNANAYAAQLIKVPAKVWTYFKIPLTTSQSSTNVNQLNYWAKGNTATTLRFFLMGQSGDVNETYYFDEVMFVK
- a CDS encoding AraC family transcriptional regulator codes for the protein MNANVMHEITPLTPGDCFTIFSRVKQKFDFPLHYHDEYELNLIVNAPGARRIVGGHMEVIEDLELVLVGPNLYHAWMTHQCQSEAITEVTIQFHHDLFDEKLLRRNQLGFVKNMLDRSQRGVAFSRETIQVIKDRIISLSQKSGFDSVLELMSILHDLSISRNIKTLSEPFFANEKPTYNSRRIEKVFEYMNANYSKHITLAEVAKIANMPEASFSRFIKKRTNKTFIDSLNEIRLGHASRMLIDTTYTVAEIAYKCGFNNISNFNRLFKRKKLCIPKEFRETYIGSRIFI
- a CDS encoding sodium:solute symporter family protein; the encoded protein is MKLSFIDITIIVLYLLATVFIGFWYRKKARQNKESYMLGGKSLPWYMLGLSDASDMFDISGTMWMVSLCFTYGMKSIWVPWLWPVFNQIFLMMYLSRWLRRSNATTGAEWLETRFGIKGPGVSSSHKIVIVFALLSCLAFLAYGFIGLGKFIEIFIPWSYVKAYVPFQVAPQYVPHVYGIVFTLFAMFYSILGGMHSIVVGDVIKYIIMTVACIWVAVIAIIKLQSGTIHVPGGWYSPFFGTHLQLDWTRIIPEVNRKIKSDGYSLFALFFMMMTFKGFFAALAGPAPNYDMQKILSTRSPEEASKMSGFVNLILLPIRYSLVISLTVLGLLYYKQMDLHGANGSIDFERILPEVINNFLPVGLIGILLTGLLGAFMGTFSGTVNAAQAYIVNDIYLKYFNPNASTKKVIYMNYLVGIVVVGIGVILGFFVRDVNQMLNWIVSALYGGYIAANVLKWHWWRFNANGFFWGMLTGIVSAMVLSKLVTDNQLLYYFPVLFGLSLAGSIIGSYATPPTEAAVLKSFYVNVRPWGFWEPVRTQVMIDDPSFQPNRNFKLNMFNVVLGTIAQLCLTILPMYLILMQKMPLLITVALLAIIILILKKTWWDKLKDY